The Bacteroidetes Order II. bacterium genome includes the window CACTCAAATTAGGATACCCCACCAGTGTCGAAGCGAGTACCCCATCGGTTTATCAAGCCCCGTGGGCGCCTATCTTGAATAACGACAGTGCACCCGCCGCTTCACTAATTCATTTTAATTTTCCTGCACGAGATCAAATGCCAGAAGTTCGGCTTACTTGGTATGATGGAAATCTCCGGCCACCACGACCTTTAGAGCTGGGAGCAGACGAGCCTTTTGGGGATTGGGATGGCGGGGTTTTGTTTATTGGAGACAAGGGAAAAATAGTTTGCGGGTGTTATGCCTCCAAACCAACCCTCCTTCCGACCAAACTGATGCAGGATTTTAAAGAACCAGCACCAATGATTGCACGGGTAAAAGGCAATCACCAGACGAGTTGGGTGGAAGCCTGCAAAGGAGGACCAGCCCCAAGCGCTAATTTTAACTATGCAGGCCCCCTCACCGAAATGATCCTCATTGGAAACTTAGCCCTGAGAAGCCTGAATACCTTAGAAAAAGTAAAAAATCGAAAAGGAGAGTGGGAAGAGGCTCTTACCGGACGTAAACAACTCCTTTGGGATGCTAAACAATTGCGCATTACCAATTTTGAACCAGCCAATCAATACATCAAGCGGGAATACCGAACGGGTTGGTCGTTGTAATACCCATCCATCGAAGGCCGTTACTCGGAATTACTAGGCTTGATTGTATAAGTTATTTTACGAGGGCGGCCATTTTCTTTGGATTCGCGTGTATAGCTTACCGTCAAAGGGCTATTAAGCATTGCCTGTATGGCTTCTTGAACCTGTCCTTCTGGATGATTTTCCGGAGGCGGAACATTGGCCACGAGTTCCGCCCTTTCCACAGGTTCCGAAATTGCTTGCACCGCTTTCACGTGTGCCCTTTGCTTCCGTTGATCGTCTAATACTTTTTGCACCCGCTTTTGCACTACCCGCTCTACCTCTTTTTGAGAACCCGCCGCATAGCCTTCAACGGTGATTTGTTGTCCCCACTCGGTCTTGGCAAGGGCACGATACATAAATCCACGTCCATGTGGCTGGACGAAAATCTCCAAAAACACATTTTTTGTGGTCGCGGAATCGGGTGGAGACGCATTGGTCTCAGGCTTCTTCTTCAAGGTCATCATCCATAAACTCTAACGGTTCTGCATTCATCGCGGCTTCTTCCAATTCTTCTTCACTCACTGGCTCGATCGTAATGATTTCATCGGCCCGATCTACATCTTCTGGCTTAACCATCACCACAAATCGGCTAAAATCAGACATTTGAATGGGTAATGAAGAGGAAGACATGTCCATAATGATGGCTTCCACACCTTCAGATTCCAATCGGTCACGAACAATTTCGGACTCATATTCTACTTCAGACCAAAAAACGATGGACCAGCCATCAAATTCAATGCCTTGTGCCATATTATTCTCCTAATGATTTATGGGTAGGGTATTACAAAACGGACGCCGGAGCATGTTCGGAAAAAGGTGTTTTGGCGTGTATTCTACGCATGACATACCGAAATGCCAACAGACCAACCAAAACCAAGGGCAACATACCATACCAAGGCAAGGGCAGTTGCTCCATTTTGGAGGGATCAAATCCTTTTTGATGCATCAATGTAGTAGCCATTACCACCGAAAATCCATTATTGACGAAATGTACGACGACAGCAGGCAAAATGCTACCCGTTTTCCAAGTGAGCCAGCATAAATAAATCCCAATGAGGCTTAAAGGGAGGGCTTGTGCATAAGACAAATGGTACAAGCCAAATACCGTCCCCGTTATTACGATAGCCCAAACAGGCGTCATGCTTCGTTCTATTTGCCGCTGTACGTATCCCCGGAACAGTATTTCCTCACAAATCGCTGGGGTTAAAGCTACAGCAAACAAATTAAACCAAATATTACTTTTTCGCAATAATTCCATAATAAAATCTTCACGTATCTTATCCATCTTCTGAACTACCTCTGGTGCTGGAATGAGGGCGTTGAGTTCTGCGGAAAAGGCAATCAACGGATAAATTGCGACCAAGCCAAGAACCGACCACAAAACAGTGGATATGTCCACACTCCGAATCCGGAGAAAATCCAGCCAACGCGAGGAATGACCTTTGGCCAGTAGCAAAGCCGGAATTCCCAGCCCTAAAAACTGACCGATGGTATTTCCAACCAACTGCCCCATCACGTCCTGCTTTAAAAGTTTTTCCACATTCGTCAGGTCGAGCGCATTTCCATTAGACTGTATCAGCAAAGAACCCACCATAAAAATGGCACCCAACACATTAAACAGCAAAAAAAACAAGAACATTGCCAAAATTGCCATTAGCCACGGAGGAAATTTCTGGCGTTCCCAAAACCGATCCAAGGGGATTTTCCCCCCCACTGCTTGGGCGTCGTTTAGGTGCGGTTCCATTGGAACAAATGCAATAGTGCCAGCAGGCACCTCGCTGTCAAAAGGTTGTTCAGGGGTAAGGTTCAACATAGCAATTCTATAAACGATCAACGTGATTGAAGTATTTCAAAAAAGTCCACCCAATCCCCACCAAAAACCTGTACGGGCACGCCGCCGAGCGCAGCACTCAAGTCTTCAGGGGTTTTATTGTCCATAAACAGCCCCTCAAAATTCAAACAATCGGGTGGTAATAACACCAAATCGCCCAGATCCCGGCCTTTGAGGGCAGCCACAAAACATTGGTACGATAGCAGGCCACTCACGGTCACAGGACGACCAAACAATACATTGGGGGCTACCACCACATTTGCAGAAAGTCCCGAAACCCGATTCAGACGTGGGGCAATATGTTTTTTTAAAATAGGTGCAGGCAATTCTCCGGTTACCAAGGTCACGGTTCGAGGGGTTTCCAACGTATCTGGGAATTCCTCTGCCTGAAAGTCAAACTCCGTAACAAAATCCCGACACATACCTACACCGTTTTCCATGAGCGGAAAATCATCGTAACGGTCCATTTCTGGGAATGATGCATCAGCCAAAAGGTATATTTCATCGCTCAGATAAACAAAACGTCGTCCGATTTCTGCATAAAAAGTGTCTTGCCAACCATGAACTTTCGAGATTACGGTGCGAGCATCCTGCTGGGAGAGTGGACGGAGTTGATGAAGGCCCACTCTATGCGCTGTAAGCCCAACAGGGACCACTGCTACGGACTGAATAGCGTCATTTAAGGCATACAAATCATGCACGGTCCGCCACAAGACCTCCCCATCGTTCCAATCCGGCACCAACACAATTTGGGTATGCATCTCGATATCGTGATCCCGCAAAAGCTGCAATTTTTCCATGAGCCTATCGTCGGTTTTATGGCCCATCATTTTATGCCGGATCTCGTTGTCGGTACAATGAACCGAGATATACAGTGGGCTAAGCCTT containing:
- a CDS encoding DUF512 domain-containing protein: MPVTIKAVEPDSVADLAGWKAGDQVVSINFHPIQDVLDFRFYAAEERLDVKIRKSGLLTEQTIENRDLAPMGVELEDFRIKHCGDDCMFCFVDQNPQGLRESLYFRDGDYRMSFLYGNYITMTNLRERDLDRIVTQRLSPLYISVHCTDNEIRHKMMGHKTDDRLMEKLQLLRDHDIEMHTQIVLVPDWNDGEVLWRTVHDLYALNDAIQSVAVVPVGLTAHRVGLHQLRPLSQQDARTVISKVHGWQDTFYAEIGRRFVYLSDEIYLLADASFPEMDRYDDFPLMENGVGMCRDFVTEFDFQAEEFPDTLETPRTVTLVTGELPAPILKKHIAPRLNRVSGLSANVVVAPNVLFGRPVTVSGLLSYQCFVAALKGRDLGDLVLLPPDCLNFEGLFMDNKTPEDLSAALGGVPVQVFGGDWVDFFEILQSR
- a CDS encoding CPBP family intramembrane metalloprotease — its product is MLNLTPEQPFDSEVPAGTIAFVPMEPHLNDAQAVGGKIPLDRFWERQKFPPWLMAILAMFLFFLLFNVLGAIFMVGSLLIQSNGNALDLTNVEKLLKQDVMGQLVGNTIGQFLGLGIPALLLAKGHSSRWLDFLRIRSVDISTVLWSVLGLVAIYPLIAFSAELNALIPAPEVVQKMDKIREDFIMELLRKSNIWFNLFAVALTPAICEEILFRGYVQRQIERSMTPVWAIVITGTVFGLYHLSYAQALPLSLIGIYLCWLTWKTGSILPAVVVHFVNNGFSVVMATTLMHQKGFDPSKMEQLPLPWYGMLPLVLVGLLAFRYVMRRIHAKTPFSEHAPASVL
- a CDS encoding DUF2007 domain-containing protein, translated to MAQGIEFDGWSIVFWSEVEYESEIVRDRLESEGVEAIIMDMSSSSLPIQMSDFSRFVVMVKPEDVDRADEIITIEPVSEEELEEAAMNAEPLEFMDDDLEEEA